GTGATGGTCCGTTCGGTGCCCATGCGCTCGTTGAAGAACTCGTCCTTCTGCAGGTTGATCAGGCCGGTGCCGAGCACCACCACGCCGATCAGCACGAGCCGCCCCACCAGGGGCAGGTACTGGCGGCGGCCCACGATGCCGACCGTCAGCAGCGCCACGAGTCCCGCGATCCAGGAGCCGCGCGTGTAGCAGAAATAGAAGCCGAGCAGGACGACGGGGAATGAGGCGTAGAGCAGGGCCCGCACGTAGGGGTTGCGGACGACGCGCATGTGGTAGATGTGGAAGGGCAGCTGCATGCCCATCATGGTGCCGAACACGCCGGGCTGCATGAAGACGCCGCTCGATCGCGAGGCGAAGGAGCGGTTGATGTCCTGGTCCAGGATCGTCTTGGGCCAGATGAGCGCGTCGATGTGGAAATGCTCCGCGATGCCCGTCACGCCGTGGTAGAGGTTCAGGCCGGTCAGCAGCAGGAACAGCCACTGGATCCAGGTCCACCGGCCGGCCACGACGTACTTGGCGACGAAATAGGCGGAATAGCCCATCAGGTAGCTCTGCGTCCAGGCGTTCATGCCGAAGGACTTGCGCATCAGCAGCGAGACCAGCAGGTAGAGCGCGTGGACGATCAGCAGCCCGTCGAGAGGCTCGACCCGCTGCCGCACCTTGCCGGCGAGCGTGGACCTGATCAGGAACACCAGGAGGATCCAGAGCAGCAGGGCGCGA
The DNA window shown above is from bacterium and carries:
- a CDS encoding O-antigen ligase family protein, which gives rise to MSAPPAYAFSARSVPTRRRTGLVSILLALLITGISYFVYQRLGLLGLVFVSGALALGSIFAAISAKFLAIPVMIWFVSLMGFRTFFMLRTPGLPDISIDRALLLWILLVFLIRSTLAGKVRQRVEPLDGLLIVHALYLLVSLLMRKSFGMNAWTQSYLMGYSAYFVAKYVVAGRWTWIQWLFLLLTGLNLYHGVTGIAEHFHIDALIWPKTILDQDINRSFASRSSGVFMQPGVFGTMMGMQLPFHIYHMRVVRNPYVRALLYASFPVVLLGFYFCYTRGSWIAGLVALLTVGIVGRRQYLPLVGRLVLIGVVVLGTGLINLQKDEFFNERMGTERTITGRIGTLGRAYRVFIANPLFGCGFFRYNEVKAEYMGTMEVPIYGVIKRTHDVESTLHDMYIGALAEEGLV